The proteins below are encoded in one region of Silene latifolia isolate original U9 population chromosome 2, ASM4854445v1, whole genome shotgun sequence:
- the LOC141644278 gene encoding putative xyloglucan endotransglucosylase/hydrolase protein 33 gives MTYFHSKLFFYATILCTILLLQSSKNGYMLFTTAQYVPPSATRLTSLFPHLNFNQDFSPVFGGPYVQIYGNGSNANITLDKKSGSGLGSKNHYNYGFFSAAIKLPTGFSSGIVVAFYMSNSDLFPHNHDEIDFELLGHQNHKDWILQTNMYGNGSVKTGREEKFRLWFDPTTQFHEYSILWNKHHIVFLVDNIPVREVIHTPAISTAYPSKPMAVYATIWDASDWATHGGKYPVNYKYAPFVASLGQMEMGGCIYNPNDISGQSCSKSSSPSSLDPVEGLDFVKLSNQQIQGLQWVRSRQMIYSYCKDKRRYKVLPPECNT, from the exons ATGACATACTTTCATAGTAAACTTTTCTTCTATGCCACCATTTTATGTACAATTCTTCTACTACAAAGCTCAAAAAATGGCTACATGTTATTCACAACTGCACAATATGTGCCTCCTAGCGCGACACGTTTGACGAGCCTTTTTCCTCACCTTAACTTCAACCAGGATTTCTCTCCAGTTTTTGGAGGCCCATATGTTCAAATTTACGGCAATGGATCAAATGCTAATATTACCCTTGATAAGAAATCCG GCTCAGGACTTGGCTCCAAGAATCATTACAATTATGGTTTCTTTAGTGCTGCTATCAAGCTTCCTACTGGTTTCAGCTCTGGTATTGTAGTTGCCTTCTAT ATGTCGAATTCGGATTTATTTCCACATAACCACGACGAGATTGACTTCGAGCTACTTGGGCACCAAAACCACAAGGATTGGATACTACAAACCAATATGTACGGCAATGGAAGTGTTAAGACTGGAAGAGAGGAAAAATTTCGGCTTTGGTTCGACCCGACTACCCAGTTCCATGAGTACTCCATCTTATGGAATAAGCATCATATTGT GTTTCTAGTGGATAACATACCAGTTAGAGAAGTGATTCATACACCAGCAATATCAACAGCATACCCATCAAAGCCTATGGCTGTATATGCAACAATATGGGATGCATCCGACTGGGCGACCCACGGAGGAAAATACCCGGTTAACTACAAGTACGCCCCGTTCGTAGCATCCTTAGGGCAAATGGAAATGGGTGGTTGCATTTACAACCCGAATGACATTTCGGGTCAATCATGTTCTAAGAGTAGTAGTCCATCAAGTTTGGACCCTGTTGAGGGCCTAGATTTTGTTAAATTGTCAAATCAGCAAATTCAAGGACTTCAGTGGGTAAGAAGTAGACAGATGATCTACTCATATTGTAAAGATAAACGTAGATACAAGGTCCTACCACCGGAATGCAATACATGA
- the LOC141644276 gene encoding uncharacterized protein LOC141644276 isoform X1, with translation MRKLCPSLDREDSLETILEVPIPEEMFNSMGNNVTLRCQNMQSWMKAQTSDKWSSPVILGRINELRFLLYHVGSPLIPLQVHIDKISQPVKDSTIQASTAKYIVQQYIAATGGPAAISSIQSMCVIGHAKIGATMFHLGDQAVKGNATDESGGFVLWQKNPDLWCLEFVVSGCKVFSGSNGKLSWRQSSNQPSTAGPPRPLRRFLQGLDPKATANLFIDAVCIGEKVINNEDCFILKLETSQATLDSQSGPKYEIIHHTLWGYFSQRSGLMLQFEDSRMLRMKNDVDNDDGGGVFWETSAESVIEDYRYVDGINIAHSGKTCVRVFRYGEQSANHQREIQETWMIDEVGFNIWGLDSEFFMPPKGDVES, from the exons ATGAGGAAACTGTGTCCGAGTTTGGATAGAGAGGATTCGCTCGAGACGATTCTAGAAGTACCCATTCCAGAGGAGATGTTCAATAGCATGGGCAACAACGTTACGTTACGTTGCCAGAACATGCAATCTTGGATGAAGGCTCAGACGTCGGATAAATGGTCGTCACCCGTCATCTTAGGGAGGATCAATGAGctccgatttcttctttatcatgTCGGGTCTCCACTCATTCCTCTACAGGTCCATATCGATAAAATCAGTCAACCTGTTAAGGATAGCACCATT CAAGCATCGACAGCAAAGTACATAGTACAACAGTACATAGCAGCGACAGGAGGACCGGCAGCAATAAGCTCAATACAAAGCATGTGTGTAATAGGGCACGCTAAGATTGGTGCGACAATGTTTCATCTTGGTGATCAAGCTGTCAAAGGTAATGCAACAGACGAGTCCGGTGGCTTTGTTTTGTGGCAAAAGAACCCTGATTTGTGGTGCTTGGAGTTTGTGGTATCCGGCTGCAAGGTCTTCTCTGGCAGCAATGGCAAGCTTTCATGGCGCCAGTCGTCCAATCAGCCTTCCACTGCTGGCCCCCCTCGTCCCTTGAGACGCTTTCTACAG GGATTGGATCCGAAAGCAACGGCAAATTTATTCATAGATGCAGTATGCATAGGGGAGAAGGTGATAAACAATGAGGATTGCTTCATCCTTAAGCTGGAAACAAGCCAAGCCACACTAGATTCACAAAGTGGGCCGAAATACGAGATAATTCACCACACACTATGGGGATACTTCAGCCAAAGATCAGGACTGATGCTGCAATTCGAGGACTCGAGGATGCTTAGAATGAAGAACGATGTCGATAATGATGACGGAGGTGGAGTGTTTTGGGAGACGAGTGCGGAGTCAGTGATTGAAGATTATAGGTACGTCGATGGGATTAATATAGCCCATTCTGGTAAAACTTGTGTTAGGGTGTTTAGGTATGGAGAACAGTCTGCTAATCATCAAAGAGAGATTCAGGAAACATGGATGATTGATGAAGTTGGTTTTAACATTTGGGGTTTAGATTCCGAGTTTTTTATGCCTCCCAAAGGGGATGTCGAGAGTTAA
- the LOC141644276 gene encoding uncharacterized protein LOC141644276 isoform X2, producing MRKLCPSLDREDSLETILEVPIPEEMFNSMGNNVTLRCQNMQSWMKAQTSDKWSSPVILGRINELRFLLYHVGSPLIPLQQASTAKYIVQQYIAATGGPAAISSIQSMCVIGHAKIGATMFHLGDQAVKGNATDESGGFVLWQKNPDLWCLEFVVSGCKVFSGSNGKLSWRQSSNQPSTAGPPRPLRRFLQGLDPKATANLFIDAVCIGEKVINNEDCFILKLETSQATLDSQSGPKYEIIHHTLWGYFSQRSGLMLQFEDSRMLRMKNDVDNDDGGGVFWETSAESVIEDYRYVDGINIAHSGKTCVRVFRYGEQSANHQREIQETWMIDEVGFNIWGLDSEFFMPPKGDVES from the exons ATGAGGAAACTGTGTCCGAGTTTGGATAGAGAGGATTCGCTCGAGACGATTCTAGAAGTACCCATTCCAGAGGAGATGTTCAATAGCATGGGCAACAACGTTACGTTACGTTGCCAGAACATGCAATCTTGGATGAAGGCTCAGACGTCGGATAAATGGTCGTCACCCGTCATCTTAGGGAGGATCAATGAGctccgatttcttctttatcatgTCGGGTCTCCACTCATTCCTCTACAG CAAGCATCGACAGCAAAGTACATAGTACAACAGTACATAGCAGCGACAGGAGGACCGGCAGCAATAAGCTCAATACAAAGCATGTGTGTAATAGGGCACGCTAAGATTGGTGCGACAATGTTTCATCTTGGTGATCAAGCTGTCAAAGGTAATGCAACAGACGAGTCCGGTGGCTTTGTTTTGTGGCAAAAGAACCCTGATTTGTGGTGCTTGGAGTTTGTGGTATCCGGCTGCAAGGTCTTCTCTGGCAGCAATGGCAAGCTTTCATGGCGCCAGTCGTCCAATCAGCCTTCCACTGCTGGCCCCCCTCGTCCCTTGAGACGCTTTCTACAG GGATTGGATCCGAAAGCAACGGCAAATTTATTCATAGATGCAGTATGCATAGGGGAGAAGGTGATAAACAATGAGGATTGCTTCATCCTTAAGCTGGAAACAAGCCAAGCCACACTAGATTCACAAAGTGGGCCGAAATACGAGATAATTCACCACACACTATGGGGATACTTCAGCCAAAGATCAGGACTGATGCTGCAATTCGAGGACTCGAGGATGCTTAGAATGAAGAACGATGTCGATAATGATGACGGAGGTGGAGTGTTTTGGGAGACGAGTGCGGAGTCAGTGATTGAAGATTATAGGTACGTCGATGGGATTAATATAGCCCATTCTGGTAAAACTTGTGTTAGGGTGTTTAGGTATGGAGAACAGTCTGCTAATCATCAAAGAGAGATTCAGGAAACATGGATGATTGATGAAGTTGGTTTTAACATTTGGGGTTTAGATTCCGAGTTTTTTATGCCTCCCAAAGGGGATGTCGAGAGTTAA
- the LOC141632570 gene encoding uncharacterized protein LOC141632570 yields MAIDVIGKVYEIGPIIETTHKHKCRTIKLEDLEGNQLCCTLWEPHTVELPAALSKLPNPDQSKVIVIQCVQAKRFEGVWRVQTTFNATVFHVNPDIPQVKDFEPSLSTPAPSNSLQIIEIPDDDVDDDYMSRENIRSISDLKENEKVIILC; encoded by the exons ATGGCTATAGATGTTATTGGAAAAGTTTATGAGATTGGTCCAATCATTGAAACTACACACAAGCATAAGTGTCGTACCATTAAGCTAGAAGACCTTGA GGGAAATCAACTATGTTGCACCTTATGGGAACCACACACGGTTGAACTCCCTGCCGCTCTATCTAAGCTACCTAATCCGGACCAGTCTAAAGTTATTGTCATACAATGTGTGCAGGCTAAAAGATTTGAGG gTGTTTGGCGTGTCCAGACAACTTTTAACGCAACTGTTTTTCATGTCAATCCCGATATACCTCAAGTGAAAGATTTTGAGCCAAG TCTTTCTACTCCGGCACCAAGTAACTCCTTGCAAATTATTGAAATTCCTGACGACGACGTTGACGATGATTACATGTCAAGAGAAAATATAAGGAGTATCAGTGACCTAAAAGAGAATGAAAAGGTGATTATTCTTTGCTAA